A single Sulfurimonas aquatica DNA region contains:
- the ovoA gene encoding 5-histidylcysteine sulfoxide synthase, which translates to MSKLSRYSPLLYGDSIETKRQEIKEYFHNTFDLFEKVFEVLKDDDVFYKKSEITRHPMIFYFGHTATFYINKLMAMKVISQRINPSYESIFAVGVDEMSWDDMENARSNWPEVTDVRAYRNRVRELVDELITTIPLSLPITQKSAMWIILMGIEHERIHIETSLVLHRQMPIELVKETVDFPICTKSSKAPMNELVEIKGCDIHLGVEKPSHALYGWDNEYGAFNQDIPDFKASKYLVSNGEFMEFVLDGGYENKELWSDEGKEFLELTGVKHPPFWIFKDGVYKYRTLALEIEMPDDWPVEVNALEAEAFCRYKENKSGVSYTLPSEVEYRAIYNQAQIKDIPDFHESRANLDFYHYASSCPVNEFDFHGIYDVVGNVWQWSRTPIRPFDGFKVHEAYDDFSVPTFDEKHALILGSSWASSGNLITKHSRYAFRRHFYQNAGFRYVVTNTKDEEVADIYESDELVSQYCEFQYGDTHFGVENFAKSTAAIASKYAINRGKALDLGCATGRATFELAKTFDEVEGIDFSVRFVQVGAKLKSDSYVAFSTLEEGSLATNKKVTISELGYDSLKEKVSFWQGDACNLKPNFTSYDLIMATNLIDRLYNPRLFLDTIDERLNKDGILMITSPYTWQESSTKKEFWLGGFSDESGKEVKTIESLQTVLGDKFELIHREDLEFVIKETARKYQHTISEVSIWKKK; encoded by the coding sequence TTGAGTAAACTGAGTAGATATTCTCCGTTACTGTATGGCGATAGTATTGAGACTAAACGCCAAGAGATAAAAGAGTACTTTCATAATACATTTGATCTTTTTGAAAAAGTGTTTGAAGTTCTTAAAGATGATGATGTATTTTATAAAAAGTCTGAAATCACTCGTCATCCAATGATATTTTATTTTGGACATACCGCTACGTTTTACATTAATAAACTTATGGCAATGAAAGTTATTTCACAGCGAATTAATCCAAGCTATGAGTCTATATTTGCCGTAGGTGTTGATGAGATGTCATGGGATGATATGGAGAACGCAAGATCCAATTGGCCAGAGGTTACAGACGTAAGAGCATATAGGAATAGGGTGAGAGAACTTGTTGATGAGCTGATTACAACTATACCACTCTCTTTACCAATTACCCAAAAGTCTGCTATGTGGATTATTCTTATGGGGATTGAGCATGAGAGAATTCATATTGAGACGTCATTAGTACTACATAGACAGATGCCCATCGAACTTGTAAAAGAGACGGTTGATTTTCCTATATGTACAAAAAGCTCAAAAGCACCAATGAATGAGCTTGTTGAAATAAAAGGTTGTGATATTCACCTTGGAGTAGAAAAGCCATCTCATGCGCTATATGGCTGGGACAATGAATATGGGGCGTTTAATCAAGACATACCTGACTTTAAAGCATCGAAATATCTTGTTAGTAATGGCGAATTTATGGAGTTTGTACTAGATGGCGGCTATGAGAACAAAGAGTTATGGAGCGATGAGGGAAAAGAGTTTTTAGAACTCACTGGTGTAAAACATCCACCTTTTTGGATTTTTAAAGATGGCGTTTATAAATATAGAACACTCGCTTTAGAGATAGAAATGCCAGATGATTGGCCCGTTGAAGTTAACGCACTAGAAGCAGAAGCATTTTGTAGATATAAAGAAAACAAGAGTGGAGTATCTTATACTCTTCCAAGCGAAGTAGAATACAGAGCTATTTATAATCAAGCGCAAATAAAAGATATTCCAGACTTTCATGAGAGTAGAGCTAATCTGGATTTTTATCACTATGCAAGTTCTTGTCCTGTGAATGAGTTTGATTTTCATGGCATTTATGACGTTGTAGGAAACGTATGGCAGTGGAGTAGAACTCCAATCCGTCCTTTTGATGGTTTTAAAGTACATGAAGCTTATGATGACTTTTCTGTTCCAACGTTTGATGAGAAGCATGCTCTTATACTGGGCTCGTCATGGGCAAGCAGTGGAAATTTAATAACAAAGCATTCTAGATATGCTTTTAGACGACATTTTTATCAAAATGCGGGTTTTAGATACGTAGTTACAAATACAAAGGATGAAGAAGTGGCAGATATATATGAGAGTGACGAGTTAGTTTCGCAGTATTGTGAATTTCAGTATGGAGATACGCATTTTGGCGTTGAAAATTTTGCCAAGTCTACGGCAGCTATTGCCTCAAAGTATGCAATTAACAGAGGTAAAGCGCTTGACCTTGGTTGTGCAACGGGAAGAGCAACATTTGAGTTGGCAAAAACATTTGATGAAGTAGAGGGCATTGATTTCTCGGTGCGTTTCGTTCAGGTTGGGGCGAAGTTAAAGTCAGACTCTTATGTCGCGTTTAGTACTCTTGAAGAGGGAAGCTTAGCAACAAATAAGAAAGTTACAATTTCAGAGTTGGGATATGATTCGTTAAAAGAGAAGGTCTCTTTTTGGCAGGGCGATGCTTGTAATCTAAAGCCAAACTTTACTTCTTATGACCTTATAATGGCAACAAACCTTATAGATAGACTCTATAATCCAAGATTATTTTTAGATACTATAGATGAGAGACTTAATAAAGATGGCATATTAATGATTACCTCTCCATATACATGGCAAGAGAGTTCTACAAAAAAAGAGTTTTGGCTTGGTGGTTTTTCAGATGAAAGTGGTAAAGAAGTGAAAACTATAGAGAGTTTACAAACTGTTTTAGGCGATAAATTTGAACTTATCCATAGAGAAGATTTGGAATTTGTCATTAAAGAGACGGCGCGTAAGTACCAACATACAATTTCAGAGGTTAGTATATGGAAGAAAAAGTAA
- the pgeF gene encoding peptidoglycan editing factor PgeF: MLINQTSILNKFHEITYTFTTQKDLNLAFHVGDDNLQVIQNHENLAKSMGYPINELVHMQQIHSDMVHIVNDNDNFKTPPTCDALITNKVATPLMVMVADCSPILFYDSEKKVIAVAHAGRAGSFKNIVQNVVSSLAKEYNSKPENIIVSIGPSIKSCCYEVGSEIYDEAKLLNLEYSIQIRDEKYYLDISTILHKQLLSAGVKEKNIEISTECTCCLREKYYSYRAENKTGRFCGLIYLNAQ; the protein is encoded by the coding sequence ATGCTAATTAATCAAACATCTATATTAAATAAGTTTCATGAAATAACTTACACCTTTACAACTCAGAAAGACCTAAACCTTGCATTTCATGTAGGTGATGATAATCTTCAAGTAATCCAAAACCATGAAAACTTAGCAAAGAGTATGGGTTATCCTATAAACGAACTTGTACATATGCAACAAATTCATTCTGATATGGTACATATTGTAAATGATAATGACAACTTTAAAACTCCTCCAACCTGTGATGCTCTCATAACTAATAAAGTAGCTACTCCTCTTATGGTTATGGTAGCTGATTGTTCACCTATTCTATTTTATGATTCAGAAAAAAAAGTTATAGCTGTAGCACATGCGGGAAGAGCGGGCAGTTTTAAAAATATTGTACAAAATGTAGTCAGCAGTTTGGCAAAAGAGTACAACTCTAAGCCAGAGAATATTATAGTCAGCATAGGTCCAAGTATTAAAAGTTGTTGTTATGAAGTAGGTTCTGAGATATATGATGAAGCAAAACTACTTAATCTAGAGTATTCAATACAGATTAGAGATGAAAAGTATTATCTGGATATTAGTACAATCCTTCACAAGCAACTCTTAAGCGCAGGAGTAAAAGAGAAAAATATTGAAATATCCACAGAGTGTACATGCTGTTTACGTGAAAAGTATTACTCCTACCGCGCAGAAAATAAAACTGGTAGATTTTGTG